The proteins below come from a single Pseudomonadota bacterium genomic window:
- a CDS encoding amino acid permease, giving the protein MSIFSTKSLDTLLAQASDHEKGLKRTLTPLTLIALGIGAIIGAGLFVRTAAAAAQNAGPSVTLAFLVAALGCAFAGLCYAELSSSIPIAGSAYTYSYATMGELVAWIIGWDLVLEYAVGAATVGIAWSEYLNNLLEHVLHLSPVPFQWCHSPFEQQVVNNVATGVHGIINLPALFIITALTLLLIRGTQESAVVNALIVVTKVSIVVLIIALGWGFVNPSNHVPYIPEASIFKDSQGIEHSYGGIMGILGGAGVVFFAFIGFDAVSTAAQEAKNPKRDMPIGILGSLGICTVLYVLFAHVLTGIAPVADFRGPGKEASVAYAINTYMKGYEWLGTSVTVAILAGFSSVILVMLLGQSRVFYSMSVDGLLPKIFSEVHPTFKTPYKANLVILVIVGLFAAFVPGDIVGDMTSIGTLFAFILVCLAVIVLRRTAPDLPREFKTPLVPLVPFLGVLVCAAMIYGLGWTNWLRLFVWLVIGLVIYFGYSRKHSVLQQSLER; this is encoded by the coding sequence TCGGCGCGGGTCTCTTCGTCCGCACCGCCGCCGCAGCGGCGCAGAACGCCGGGCCGTCGGTCACCCTGGCGTTCCTGGTCGCGGCGCTGGGCTGCGCCTTTGCGGGACTGTGCTACGCCGAGCTGTCGTCGTCCATCCCCATCGCCGGCAGCGCGTACACGTACAGCTATGCCACCATGGGCGAGCTCGTGGCCTGGATCATCGGCTGGGACCTCGTGCTCGAGTACGCCGTGGGCGCGGCCACCGTGGGCATCGCATGGAGCGAATACCTCAACAACCTGCTCGAGCACGTGCTGCACCTCTCCCCCGTCCCCTTCCAGTGGTGCCACTCTCCCTTCGAGCAGCAGGTCGTGAACAATGTGGCGACAGGCGTGCACGGCATCATCAACCTCCCCGCGCTGTTCATCATCACCGCCCTCACCCTGCTGCTCATCCGCGGCACGCAGGAGTCTGCGGTGGTGAATGCCCTCATCGTGGTCACGAAGGTGAGCATCGTGGTGCTCATCATCGCGCTTGGTTGGGGCTTCGTGAACCCATCGAACCACGTGCCCTACATCCCTGAGGCCTCGATCTTCAAGGACTCGCAAGGAATCGAGCACAGCTACGGGGGCATCATGGGCATCCTGGGCGGCGCCGGCGTCGTGTTCTTTGCCTTCATCGGCTTCGACGCGGTGAGCACCGCGGCACAGGAGGCCAAGAACCCCAAGCGCGACATGCCCATCGGCATCCTCGGGTCGCTCGGCATCTGCACCGTGCTGTACGTGCTGTTCGCCCACGTGCTCACCGGAATCGCTCCCGTCGCCGATTTCCGCGGCCCCGGCAAGGAAGCCTCGGTGGCCTACGCCATCAACACCTATATGAAGGGCTATGAGTGGCTCGGCACCTCGGTGACGGTGGCCATCCTGGCAGGTTTCTCGTCGGTGATCCTCGTCATGCTCCTCGGGCAGTCGCGCGTCTTCTACTCGATGAGCGTCGATGGGCTGCTGCCGAAGATCTTCAGCGAGGTACACCCCACGTTCAAGACGCCGTACAAGGCCAATCTCGTCATCCTTGTCATCGTGGGGCTGTTTGCCGCCTTTGTCCCCGGCGACATCGTGGGCGACATGACCAGCATCGGCACCCTGTTCGCCTTCATCCTCGTGTGCCTGGCTGTCATCGTGCTGCGAAGGACGGCGCCCGATCTCCCCCGCGAGTTCAAGACCCCGCTCGTCCCGCTGGTGCCCTTCCTGGGCGTGCTGGTCTGCGCCGCCATGATCTACGGACTCGGCTGGACGAACTGGCTGCGGCTCTTCGTCTGGCTGGTCATCGGGCTGGTCATCTACTTCGGCTACAGCAGGAAGCACAGCGTGCTGCAGCAATCCCTGGAGCGCTGA